The following are encoded in a window of Primulina eburnea isolate SZY01 chromosome 4, ASM2296580v1, whole genome shotgun sequence genomic DNA:
- the LOC140831063 gene encoding BURP domain protein RD22-like — MEFNFYFILIFISVGLIGSHAALPSEDYWNSVLPNSPMPKAVKDLLYPAEWGEDKRTAVYVGKGGVGVYTGKPGHRTKVGVGKGGVTVGTRPKTGKPVYVGVHPGVSPFIYTYAATETQLHDDPSVALFFLQKDLAAGKKMNLNFYKTQNSATVLPRKVADSIPFSSNKLPEIFSKFSVNPSSEEAEIMKKTIQECEDETTIKGEEKFCATSLESMIDFSTSKIGKNVDAISTNSENGDKLKEYKIVGVKKMSRGKAVVACHTQVYAYAVFYCHKTETTVGYKVSMVAVDGSSKAEAVAVCHLDTAAWNPKHLAFQVLKVKPGSVPVCHFLPSDHVVWVPR; from the exons ATGGAGTTCAATTTCTACttcattttaatatttatttct gtgGGATTAATAGGAAGCCATGCAGCTTTGCCTTCAGAGGATTACTGGAATTCTGTGCTTCCAAATTCTCCTATGCCCAAGGCCGTCAAAGATCTCCTCTATCCTGCAG AATGGGGGGAAGATAAGAGAACCGCGGTGTACGTAGGAAAGGGAGGCGTTGGGGTCTATACCGGCAAGCCCGGCCACCGCACCAAAGTAGGTGTAGGCAAAGGCGGTGTAACCGTTGGAACGCGCCCCAAGACTGGTAAACCCGTTTATGTCGGTGTCCACCCGGGCGTAAGCCCATTTATCTACACGTACGCCGCCACTGAAACTCAGCTACACGATGACCCCAGCGTAGCACTGTTCTTCTTACAAAAGGACTTGGCCGCGGGTAAAAAAATGAACCTTAATTTCTACAAAACTCAAAATAGCGCCACAGTTTTGCCTCGCAAAGTTGCTGACTCGATACCCTTCTCGTCCAACAAGTTGCCAGAGATTTTCAGTAAGTTTTCAGTGAACCCAAGCTCAGAAGAAGCTGAGATTATGAAGAAAACAATCCAAGAATGTGAGGATGAAACAACCATTAAAGGAGAAGAGAAGTTTTGTGCAACCTCTTTGGAGTCCATGATCGATTTCAGCACCTCAAAGATTGGAAAAAATGTGGATGCAATATCCACAAACTCAGAAAATGGAGATAAATTGAAAGAATACAAAATTGTGGGAGTCAAGAAAATGTCGAGGGGAAAGGCGGTGGTGGCTTGCCACACACAGGTGTATGCATACGCAGTATTTTACTGCCACAAGACGGAAACAACGGTGGGTTACAAGGTATCGATGGTGGCTGTAGATGGGTCGTCGAAGGCAGAGGCGGTGGCCGTGTGCCACTTGGACACGGCTGCGTGGAACCCAAAACACTTGGCTTTTCAAGTACTGAAGGTGAAGCCTGGGTCTGTTCCAGTTTGCCATTTTCTTCCCTCGGATCATGTTGTGTGGGTTCCTCGCTAA